Proteins from one Impatiens glandulifera unplaced genomic scaffold, dImpGla2.1, whole genome shotgun sequence genomic window:
- the LOC124917062 gene encoding probable purine permease 4 — MILIGMNYACLLVGSVSASLVSKFYFIHKGSSRWVSTLVQCAGFPLLIPFICIPHYFFPSISPGKRPFSRLIARPRILGLSLFVGLLLGVNNLLFSWGNSYLPLSTSSLLLSSQLAFNLILSIILVKKKVNFHNLNSVVLLSLASVLLALSANNDRPQGLTQSEYLVGFFCTVGAGLLFALYLPLMEIIYRNVDSYSMVMEMQVVMEAAATALAVVGMAVDKGGGFKEMVNESRNVFDMGPCVYWWTIAGNVVMWQACFMGTAGMVFLTTSLTGGICTTSLMMFNIAAGVVVYGDPFNGLKAVSTVLCCWGFSSYLYGMYVLNLKNEE; from the coding sequence aTGATATTGATCGGGATGAACTATGCATGCTTGTTGGTTGGGTCCGTATCAGCGAGTCTTGTCTCCAAATTCTACTTCATTCATAAGGGTTCAAGCCGTTGGGTCTCCACTTTAGTTCAATGCGCCGGATTCCCTCTCCTCATCCCTTTCATCTGCATCCCTCATTATTTCTTCCCTTCAATTTCACCCGGAAAACGTCCTTTTTCTCGATTGATCGCCAGACCGAGAATCCTAGGACTCTCTCTTTTTGTGGGACTCCTCCTAGGAGTAAACAACTTGCTCTTCTCATGGGGAAATTCATACCTCCCACTTTCCACTTCCTCTCTACTCTTGTCATCACAACTGGCGTTCAACCTTATTCTCTCCATTATCCTCGTCAAGAAAAAGGTTAACTTTCATAACCTAAACAGCGTCGTTCTGCTTTCCTTGGCCTCAGTCCTTCTCGCTCTATCCGCGAACAACGATCGCCCTCAGGGATTGACCCAGTCTGAATATTTGGTGGGGTTTTTCTGCACAGTCGGGGCGGGTTTGCTATTCGCACTCTATCTCCCTCTAATGGAGATAATATACAGAAATGTGGACTCTTATTCGATGGTGATGGAGATGCAGGTGGTGATGGAAGCGGCGGCGACTGCTCTAGCGGTGGTGGGGATGGCGGTGGACAAGGGGGGCGGGTTTAAGGAAATGGTTAACGAGTCTAGAAATGTGTTCGACATGGGTCCATGTGTATATTGGTGGACGATTGCAGGGAATGTGGTGATGTGGCAGGCTTGTTTTATGGGAACGGCGGGGATGGTGTTTTTAACGACGTCGTTGACGGGAGGAATATGTACGACGTCGCTCATGATGTTTAATATTGCGGCGGGGGTCGTGGTTTATGGAGATCCATTTAACGGCCTCAAAGCAGTATCAACAGTACTTTGTTGTTGGGGattctcttcatatttgtaTGGGATGTATGTCCTTAACTTGAAAAATGAGGAGTGA